From a single Tachypleus tridentatus isolate NWPU-2018 chromosome 6, ASM421037v1, whole genome shotgun sequence genomic region:
- the LOC143252544 gene encoding pinopsin-like isoform X1, producing MFGATSQDTNSYTLLDSDELVTKEMSSHLLGNVPNNRTFNATGTYYYYGLPVVVVMSLIIVVIMFTAVVGNVLVILTVYKQKNMTSKTNVFLVNLAITDTLTAILNMPVSLITMINGDWIFGDVFCKLNGFTMAVFLICSIQTIMCIGIYKYISITRPFSNSMTSRKITAIIASIWFWSVLCAGAPLFGWNKIVYKPGSTQCGPSLPDEWLDYSHSIVISVTNYILPLSVIMFSYYYIFKEIHEHTQRMIKTSNFTLQDSLDQQKSVAMTLFLVMACFLLCWTPYVTYSTSVAFVRDKTSIPFIFNPLGYWCGYLNSACNPIIYALRNPFFRQGYMAILCGHSNDPLKPSKDNVRPKVYFRSQQKYPMLSTTNSSRHNDLCSTRTSLFDLMDTTKGTWSPLYTSEKTSLERRFWLVKGLANIQMNSRKTASLLGINDNGHIQTLKIKNLGSSFHLAHVPHVSRDQNVHHPVNSVLVPPSSINERSFHNINQYVPRWLSDPNLSKRETVEFQKSSADEEITKL from the exons atgtttggtgcaacgagtcAAGACACAAATTCTTACACTTTACTGGATTCTGATGAGCTTGTCACAAAAGAGATGTCAAGTCACCTATTGGGGAACGTACCAAACAACCGGACATTCAACGCTACGGGTACGTACTATTATTACGGTCTTCCTGTTGTGGTTGTGATGTCTTTAATAATAGTTGTGATCATGTTCACTGCCGTTGTGGGAAATGTTCTAGTGATTCTAACAGTCTATAAACAGAAAAACATGACAAGTAAAACAAACGTGTTTCTTGTGAACTTGGCAATAACCGACACCCTCACAGCCATTCTCAATATGCCAGTTTCTTTGATTACTATGATAAACGGTGACTGGATTTTTGGAGACGTATTTTGCAAGTTGAATGGATTCACAATGGCTGTGTTTTTGATCTGCTCCATTCAAACAATAATGTGCATCGGCatctacaaatatatttcaataactcGACCATTTAGCAATTCCATGACTTCACGGAAGATTACTGCAATTATCGCATCTATCTGGTTTTGGTCTGTCCTTTGTGCTGGTGCTCCACTGTTCGGGTGGAACAAAATAGTTTACAAACCGGGGTCGACCCAATGTGGCCCAAGTCTACCCGACGAGTGGCTCGATTACTCTCACTCCATTGTTATCAGTGTCACTAACTACATTTTGCCCCTATCAGTGATTATGTTCtcgtattattatatttttaaagaaattcacGAGCACACGCAACGAATGATTAAGACGTCAAACTTCACTCTTCAGGATTCTCTGGATCAGCAGAAGAGCGTGGCAATGACTCTGTTTCTTGTAATGGCGTGTTTCCTCTTGTGCTGGACTCCTTACGTCACGTATTCTACTTCGGTCGCATTCGTTCGAGATAAGACGAGCATACCCTTTATCTTCAACCCTTTG ggttACTGGTGTGGATATTTGAATTCTGCTTGTAATCCAATCATTTATGCTCTCCGTAACCCATTCTTTCGCCAAGGATACATGGCTATTTTGTGCGGACACTCGAACGATCCTTTAAAGCCTTCAAAAG ATAACGTTCGACCTAAAGTATATTTTAGATCCCAGCAAAAATATCCAATGTTGTCCACAACAAACAGTTCGAGACATAATGATCTATGTTCAACACGAACAAGTTTATTCGACCTAATGGATACCACAAAGGGGACTTGGAGTCCTTTATACACTTCCGAAAAGACAAGTTTAGAGAGAAGATTCTGGTTGGTTAAAGGATTAGCCAATATACAGATGAACTCCAGAAAAACAGCCTCTCTCTTGGGGATTAATGACAACGGTCATATACagacacttaaaataaaaaatctggGTTCTAGTTTTCATCTCGCACATGTTCCTCACGTGTCACGTGATCAAAATGTGCACCATCCGGTAAATTCTGTCTTGGTTCCGCCAAGTAGCATCAATGAACGAAGCTTTCATAACATTAACCAATACGTTCCTAGGTGGTTATCTGATCCAAATTTGTCTAAACGTGAAACGGTAGAATTTCAGAAGAGTTCTGCTGACGAAGAAATCACCAAACTTTAA
- the LOC143252544 gene encoding uncharacterized protein LOC143252544 isoform X3 produces MMQDSLDQQKSVAMTLFLVMACFLLCWTPYVTYSTSVAFVRDKTSIPFIFNPLGYWCGYLNSACNPIIYALRNPFFRQGYMAILCGHSNDPLKPSKDNVRPKVYFRSQQKYPMLSTTNSSRHNDLCSTRTSLFDLMDTTKGTWSPLYTSEKTSLERRFWLVKGLANIQMNSRKTASLLGINDNGHIQTLKIKNLGSSFHLAHVPHVSRDQNVHHPVNSVLVPPSSINERSFHNINQYVPRWLSDPNLSKRETVEFQKSSADEEITKL; encoded by the exons ATGATGCAG GATTCTCTGGATCAGCAGAAGAGCGTGGCAATGACTCTGTTTCTTGTAATGGCGTGTTTCCTCTTGTGCTGGACTCCTTACGTCACGTATTCTACTTCGGTCGCATTCGTTCGAGATAAGACGAGCATACCCTTTATCTTCAACCCTTTG ggttACTGGTGTGGATATTTGAATTCTGCTTGTAATCCAATCATTTATGCTCTCCGTAACCCATTCTTTCGCCAAGGATACATGGCTATTTTGTGCGGACACTCGAACGATCCTTTAAAGCCTTCAAAAG ATAACGTTCGACCTAAAGTATATTTTAGATCCCAGCAAAAATATCCAATGTTGTCCACAACAAACAGTTCGAGACATAATGATCTATGTTCAACACGAACAAGTTTATTCGACCTAATGGATACCACAAAGGGGACTTGGAGTCCTTTATACACTTCCGAAAAGACAAGTTTAGAGAGAAGATTCTGGTTGGTTAAAGGATTAGCCAATATACAGATGAACTCCAGAAAAACAGCCTCTCTCTTGGGGATTAATGACAACGGTCATATACagacacttaaaataaaaaatctggGTTCTAGTTTTCATCTCGCACATGTTCCTCACGTGTCACGTGATCAAAATGTGCACCATCCGGTAAATTCTGTCTTGGTTCCGCCAAGTAGCATCAATGAACGAAGCTTTCATAACATTAACCAATACGTTCCTAGGTGGTTATCTGATCCAAATTTGTCTAAACGTGAAACGGTAGAATTTCAGAAGAGTTCTGCTGACGAAGAAATCACCAAACTTTAA
- the LOC143252544 gene encoding uncharacterized protein LOC143252544 isoform X2, with product MSLSQKRCQVTYWGTYQTTGHSTLRDSLDQQKSVAMTLFLVMACFLLCWTPYVTYSTSVAFVRDKTSIPFIFNPLGYWCGYLNSACNPIIYALRNPFFRQGYMAILCGHSNDPLKPSKDNVRPKVYFRSQQKYPMLSTTNSSRHNDLCSTRTSLFDLMDTTKGTWSPLYTSEKTSLERRFWLVKGLANIQMNSRKTASLLGINDNGHIQTLKIKNLGSSFHLAHVPHVSRDQNVHHPVNSVLVPPSSINERSFHNINQYVPRWLSDPNLSKRETVEFQKSSADEEITKL from the exons ATGAGCTTGTCACAAAAGAGATGTCAAGTCACCTATTGGGGAACGTACCAAACAACCGGACATTCAACGCTACGG GATTCTCTGGATCAGCAGAAGAGCGTGGCAATGACTCTGTTTCTTGTAATGGCGTGTTTCCTCTTGTGCTGGACTCCTTACGTCACGTATTCTACTTCGGTCGCATTCGTTCGAGATAAGACGAGCATACCCTTTATCTTCAACCCTTTG ggttACTGGTGTGGATATTTGAATTCTGCTTGTAATCCAATCATTTATGCTCTCCGTAACCCATTCTTTCGCCAAGGATACATGGCTATTTTGTGCGGACACTCGAACGATCCTTTAAAGCCTTCAAAAG ATAACGTTCGACCTAAAGTATATTTTAGATCCCAGCAAAAATATCCAATGTTGTCCACAACAAACAGTTCGAGACATAATGATCTATGTTCAACACGAACAAGTTTATTCGACCTAATGGATACCACAAAGGGGACTTGGAGTCCTTTATACACTTCCGAAAAGACAAGTTTAGAGAGAAGATTCTGGTTGGTTAAAGGATTAGCCAATATACAGATGAACTCCAGAAAAACAGCCTCTCTCTTGGGGATTAATGACAACGGTCATATACagacacttaaaataaaaaatctggGTTCTAGTTTTCATCTCGCACATGTTCCTCACGTGTCACGTGATCAAAATGTGCACCATCCGGTAAATTCTGTCTTGGTTCCGCCAAGTAGCATCAATGAACGAAGCTTTCATAACATTAACCAATACGTTCCTAGGTGGTTATCTGATCCAAATTTGTCTAAACGTGAAACGGTAGAATTTCAGAAGAGTTCTGCTGACGAAGAAATCACCAAACTTTAA